CTCGGCACTCGACCCGGCAGCGGAAGCGGCGGTGTTCGAGCATTTCAGCCAGCACACCGAAGGCCGCATGACGCTGCTGATCTCGCACCGATTTTCCAGCGTGCGCAACGCCGACCACATCATCGTGCTGGATCAGGGGGCGATCCTTGAGCGTGGCGATCACGGCAGTCTGGTGGAGGCGGGCGGGCGTTATGCGCAGTTGTTCAACCTGCAAGCCCAGGGTTACCGCTAGGCCCGGCGATCTGCGGTGGTTTTGCTTTCATCAGGCCTTCGAGTGCCTGGCGGTATTGGCTGCCACCCCGGCTCATGCTGTTGTTGTGCGTGCCGCCGGGGATCAACAGCAGACGCTTGGGTTCGCTGGCGGCGTTGAACAGCTGCTGGCTGAACCGCGAGGGCATGAACGGGTCGGCCAGGCCATGCACCACCAGGAGCGGCATGTCGATGTCGACGATCTTGTCGATGGAATCGAATTTCTGCGACAGCAGCCAGCGCACCGGCAACCATTTCACCGGCAGGTTGCTGTCGGCCACCTGCGCCACGGCATCGCCTAGCGAGGTGAACGTGGACTCGATCACCAGACCGCGCACCGGTATCGGGTTGCGTTTTTTTTTCGCCTGCGCCGCCAGGTCTGCCGCGAGGTCGATGGCCACCGCGCCGCCCAGTGAATGGCCATAGATCAGGCGCTTGTTGGCGTCCGGTTGCATCGTCTTGAAGCGCTCCCAGGCGACGCGGGCGTCCTCGTAGACACTGGCTTCCGACGGCAGGTCCCCCTTGCTCTGGCCGAAGCCGCGGTAGTCGATGGCCAGCACCGAATAACCCATCGCC
This region of Pseudomonas mandelii genomic DNA includes:
- a CDS encoding alpha/beta hydrolase, encoding MFSNLKSRISRRWLPWLCMATLVVGLPVGCGALKYKERELLFRIEPGTAGWYRGLPTDVQEFDIKPASFKAGQNLHAWWWPAARRDAPSILYLHGVRWNLTGQAFRIEQLRAMGYSVLAIDYRGFGQSKGDLPSEASVYEDARVAWERFKTMQPDANKRLIYGHSLGGAVAIDLAADLAAQAKKKRNPIPVRGLVIESTFTSLGDAVAQVADSNLPVKWLPVRWLLSQKFDSIDKIVDIDMPLLVVHGLADPFMPSRFSQQLFNAASEPKRLLLIPGGTHNNSMSRGGSQYRQALEGLMKAKPPQIAGPSGNPGLAG